One stretch of Dokdonia sp. Hel_I_53 DNA includes these proteins:
- a CDS encoding homogentisate 1,2-dioxygenase, with translation MPFYHKLGEIPPKRHTQFRKPDGELYNEQVFGTIGFDGMSTISYHNQRPTQVKEIKKQYSVKPEIAKENNIQSYRFRGFQIKPEKDLLESRKAVLTNSDCTILLSAPQERTQDYFYKNTDADELIFVHRGTGKLRTHLGNLDFKYGDYLLVPRGVIYKMDFDTDDNRLFIVESRRPIYTPKRYRNWFGQLLESSPFCERDLRQPYELETNDEDGEFLIKVKKQDDIFEMLYASHPFDVVGYDGYNYPYAFSIHDFEPITGRIHQPPPVHQTFETDAFVVCSFVPRKYDYHPLSIPAPYNHSNIDSDEVLYYVDGDFMSRTDIEAGHISLHPAGIPHGPHPGTAEKSIGKEGTEELAVMVDTFKPLKVCKDAMGIADEEYYQSWLDH, from the coding sequence ATGCCTTTTTATCATAAACTGGGAGAGATTCCTCCTAAACGTCACACGCAATTTCGTAAACCAGATGGGGAGCTATACAACGAGCAAGTATTCGGAACCATCGGATTTGATGGTATGAGCACCATAAGCTACCATAACCAGCGACCCACACAAGTAAAAGAAATTAAAAAGCAATATTCTGTGAAGCCAGAAATTGCCAAAGAAAATAACATTCAATCGTATCGCTTCCGTGGTTTTCAAATTAAACCAGAGAAAGATCTTTTAGAAAGTCGTAAAGCTGTTTTGACAAATAGTGATTGTACGATACTTCTTTCTGCTCCACAAGAGCGAACACAAGATTATTTTTACAAGAACACAGATGCAGATGAGCTTATATTTGTGCATAGAGGTACGGGAAAATTACGTACCCATTTAGGGAATCTAGATTTTAAATATGGAGATTATCTACTAGTTCCAAGAGGTGTGATTTATAAAATGGACTTTGACACTGATGATAATAGACTTTTTATTGTGGAGTCTCGAAGACCCATTTACACCCCAAAAAGATATCGTAATTGGTTTGGTCAATTGTTAGAGAGTTCCCCTTTTTGTGAGCGAGATTTGCGCCAGCCTTATGAGCTAGAGACTAACGATGAGGATGGAGAATTTTTAATCAAGGTAAAAAAGCAAGATGATATTTTTGAAATGCTCTATGCATCACATCCTTTTGATGTTGTAGGGTATGATGGATACAATTATCCTTATGCTTTCTCCATTCATGACTTTGAGCCTATCACAGGTCGTATACACCAGCCACCCCCAGTACACCAGACCTTTGAGACAGATGCATTTGTGGTATGTAGTTTTGTACCTAGAAAATATGATTATCATCCTCTAAGTATACCCGCACCTTATAATCACAGTAATATAGATAGTGATGAGGTCTTATATTATGTAGATGGAGACTTTATGAGTCGTACAGATATTGAAGCTGGACATATATCACTACATCCAGCAGGTATACCGCATGGCCCACATCCTGGAACTGCAGAAAAAAGTATTGGAAAAGAAGGGACAGAAGAGCTAGCAGTAATGGTAGATACTTTTAAACCCCTTAAAGTCTGTAAGGATGCGATGGGAATAGCAGATGAAGAGTATTATCAAAGTTGGTTAGATCACTAA
- a CDS encoding aminotransferase class III-fold pyridoxal phosphate-dependent enzyme: MSVNNHLDTAKEILLDYYNIKGKLTILPGEIDLNYKVHTPDEQIFILKISRTASTSNSLEFQIALLNHLKDFARDLNIPKAITTKDGKKLVKLKDEKNQVIFVRLYTWIEGRLWGEVLPKNTRIKQQLGSYGGKLTNALATFTHPCSQYISEWDIAQSLWTKKFTHILKRSKENRIIPIITRFEALQGSYKSLPKQIIHNDANDNNIIVSFDKLTPEVIALIDFGDSIYTQRINDLAIMCAYVSMEHIDPLRAILPIIRGYNEACKLSVEELAHLYITIQMRLVITVVKAAINHTKNPENSYLFVSEKAAWGNLKKWSLIDEEFALMRFRESVGLPPHPSRNEFNNWIKKKQLPLTALFPTVQRKNVYPLDLSVSSTWIGHEIDFNNLDWFQYNINQLQKKVPSKIIAGGYLEPRPLYTDDSFDTEADFGKQNRSVHLGVDFWLPAETPVHTIFDGEVVTSTFQKQHKNYGGLIILKHNEDNLIFYTLYGHLSKKSSAALTKGDLLSKGDCVGYLGSPEENGSWAPHLHFQVQLSLLNFIDDFPGVAFHHEIKSWKSLCPDPMILFGIDTLSRKRKKTTTNRKIIDYRKQHLGLGMSLHYDSPIQMVRGNGVYLLDQYGKKYLDTVNNVAHLGHEHPAVVIAGRDQMALLNTNTRYLHKDIMEFSQALLQTLPKEICVLHFVNSGSEANELALRMSRVVTGSKQVIASEMGYHGNTISTVAVSSYKFNGKGGSGKPSDTHLFPLPDTYRGVYRDACASQNYIEEVHKCIQAIESSGQKVGAFIIESLISCGGQIELPDGFLKGAFKTVRNAGGVCISDEVQTGVGRIGTHFWGFELHDVIPDIVTIGKPIGNGHPIAVVACTREVANAFSNGMEYFNTYGGNPVSCAIGKAVLDTIKQENLQQNALVVGSYLKSKLSKLAKDFPIIGDVRGQGLFLGFELVGTNLNPLPLQANYLINRMKDHSILMGVDGQDNNVIKIKPPLTFSIENATTLIFYLKKILQEDFMR, from the coding sequence ATGAGTGTCAATAACCACCTAGATACTGCAAAAGAAATTCTTCTAGATTATTACAATATAAAAGGTAAATTGACCATTCTTCCTGGAGAAATAGACCTTAACTATAAAGTACACACCCCTGATGAGCAGATATTCATCTTGAAAATTTCAAGAACTGCAAGTACAAGTAACTCATTAGAATTTCAAATAGCCCTTCTTAATCATCTTAAAGATTTTGCTAGGGATCTTAATATACCTAAAGCAATAACCACCAAAGACGGTAAAAAATTAGTTAAACTAAAAGATGAAAAGAACCAAGTAATTTTTGTAAGACTCTATACCTGGATTGAGGGCAGATTATGGGGTGAAGTTTTACCTAAGAATACTCGTATTAAACAACAATTGGGAAGCTACGGAGGAAAGCTTACAAACGCACTAGCAACTTTTACACATCCCTGTTCTCAGTATATATCAGAATGGGATATAGCACAATCGCTATGGACTAAAAAATTTACTCATATACTCAAAAGATCAAAAGAAAATAGAATCATTCCAATCATTACTCGTTTTGAAGCTCTTCAAGGTTCTTATAAATCGCTTCCTAAACAAATCATACACAATGATGCAAATGACAATAACATAATAGTTTCTTTTGATAAGCTTACTCCAGAAGTTATTGCTTTAATTGATTTTGGCGATTCCATCTACACACAACGCATTAATGACCTAGCAATTATGTGCGCATACGTCAGTATGGAACATATCGATCCGCTGCGAGCAATATTGCCCATTATTCGTGGGTATAATGAGGCATGTAAATTAAGCGTAGAAGAACTGGCTCACCTATATATCACCATACAGATGCGCCTTGTGATCACTGTAGTTAAAGCTGCTATAAACCATACCAAAAATCCTGAGAATTCATATCTATTTGTTAGTGAGAAAGCAGCATGGGGTAACTTAAAAAAATGGAGTTTAATAGATGAAGAATTTGCTTTGATGCGCTTTCGCGAAAGCGTAGGTCTTCCCCCACATCCTTCACGAAATGAATTTAATAATTGGATAAAAAAAAAGCAGCTTCCCCTTACTGCACTTTTTCCAACCGTACAACGTAAAAATGTTTACCCACTTGATTTAAGCGTATCTAGCACTTGGATAGGGCACGAAATAGATTTCAATAATCTAGACTGGTTTCAATACAACATCAATCAATTACAAAAAAAAGTGCCTTCTAAAATCATTGCGGGAGGATATCTAGAACCTAGGCCGCTTTATACAGATGATAGTTTTGACACAGAAGCCGACTTTGGAAAACAGAATAGGAGTGTGCATCTAGGAGTTGATTTTTGGCTGCCCGCAGAAACACCTGTGCATACAATTTTTGACGGAGAAGTAGTCACTTCAACATTTCAAAAGCAACATAAAAACTACGGTGGACTCATTATTTTAAAACATAATGAAGACAACCTAATATTTTACACCCTGTATGGCCATCTGTCCAAAAAAAGCAGCGCTGCTCTAACAAAAGGTGATCTCTTATCTAAAGGAGATTGCGTAGGGTATTTAGGATCTCCAGAGGAGAATGGTAGCTGGGCACCGCATCTGCATTTTCAAGTGCAGCTTAGTCTGCTCAATTTTATAGATGATTTTCCGGGCGTAGCATTCCATCACGAAATAAAGAGCTGGAAAAGTTTATGTCCAGATCCTATGATACTTTTTGGAATTGATACGCTTTCGCGAAAGCGTAAAAAAACAACTACAAACCGTAAAATTATAGATTATCGAAAGCAGCATTTAGGTCTAGGGATGTCCCTGCACTATGATTCTCCTATCCAAATGGTACGCGGTAATGGGGTGTATCTTTTAGATCAATACGGGAAAAAATACCTTGATACGGTAAATAATGTGGCCCACTTAGGGCACGAACATCCAGCTGTTGTTATCGCTGGGCGTGATCAAATGGCGTTACTTAATACAAATACACGCTATTTACATAAAGATATTATGGAATTTTCTCAAGCGTTATTACAAACGCTGCCAAAGGAAATTTGTGTGCTCCATTTTGTAAATTCAGGTAGCGAAGCAAATGAACTTGCGCTACGTATGTCTCGAGTTGTAACAGGAAGCAAACAAGTAATCGCATCAGAAATGGGTTACCACGGGAATACAATAAGCACGGTAGCAGTAAGCTCTTATAAATTTAATGGTAAAGGTGGAAGCGGAAAACCAAGTGACACACATCTATTTCCTTTACCTGACACGTATAGAGGTGTATACAGAGATGCTTGTGCCTCTCAAAACTATATTGAAGAGGTACATAAATGTATCCAAGCAATTGAATCTAGTGGACAAAAAGTAGGCGCTTTTATTATCGAGAGTCTCATTAGTTGTGGTGGACAAATTGAATTACCAGATGGATTTTTAAAAGGAGCTTTTAAAACAGTAAGAAATGCTGGAGGCGTGTGCATCTCTGACGAAGTACAGACGGGTGTAGGACGTATAGGAACACATTTTTGGGGTTTTGAACTTCATGATGTTATCCCCGATATTGTTACCATTGGGAAACCCATTGGGAACGGACATCCAATAGCAGTGGTAGCTTGTACTCGAGAAGTTGCAAATGCTTTTTCAAATGGAATGGAATATTTTAATACCTATGGAGGGAATCCAGTTTCCTGCGCTATAGGTAAAGCGGTTTTAGACACCATCAAGCAAGAAAATTTGCAGCAAAATGCTTTGGTAGTGGGAAGTTACCTTAAATCTAAACTGAGCAAACTTGCTAAAGATTTCCCAATTATAGGTGATGTGAGAGGACAAGGGTTATTTCTAGGTTTTGAACTTGTGGGTACTAACCTTAACCCGTTACCCTTACAGGCAAATTATCTTATTAACCGTATGAAAGACCATAGCATCCTGATGGGTGTTGATGGTCAAGATAATAATGTTATTAAAATTAAACCTCCACTTACTTTTAGTATAGAAAACGCAACTACTTTAATTTTTTATTTAAAGAAAATATTGCAGGAGGACTTTATGAGATAA
- a CDS encoding response regulator, which yields MIDTPLRILIVEDLVSDAFLVQKQIKKFCSNVEISVSDKELSLSVALKQFVPDIVVSDFNLEGFTGFDVIKQVKSFNKDIPVIIITGNLNNEEKAAELIMQGASGFFLKENLQNLQEKLRPLFEKFISEKKELIDRLEKQREKDAREKELTDFLRHHDFEAYEHKEAILSLKDKVLKFLSLK from the coding sequence ATGATTGATACTCCTTTACGCATTCTCATTGTTGAAGACCTTGTCTCTGACGCCTTTCTGGTTCAAAAGCAGATTAAAAAATTCTGCTCCAATGTTGAAATAAGTGTTTCGGATAAAGAGCTTTCACTATCTGTGGCGCTCAAGCAGTTTGTCCCTGATATTGTAGTAAGTGATTTCAACCTAGAGGGATTTACAGGCTTTGATGTAATAAAACAAGTAAAAAGTTTTAATAAAGACATTCCAGTTATTATAATCACAGGCAACTTAAATAATGAGGAGAAAGCTGCAGAGCTTATCATGCAAGGAGCATCTGGATTTTTCTTGAAAGAAAATTTACAAAATTTACAAGAAAAATTAAGACCTCTATTTGAGAAATTTATATCAGAAAAGAAAGAACTTATTGATAGGTTAGAAAAGCAAAGAGAAAAAGACGCTAGAGAAAAAGAGCTTACTGACTTTTTGAGACATCATGATTTTGAAGCTTATGAGCACAAGGAAGCCATACTGTCTTTAAAAGACAAAGTGCTTAAATTTTTATCTCTAAAGTAG
- a CDS encoding sensor histidine kinase: protein MDTKDSKNIVRSLYLSFFSTLAVIILIVALYFASQYSQKWIIHTNGVKADIHSLSETLTRAESKLRGYLISKDPEYRIDFKVEIAKLDNKLDVIQSKIYDNPSQLDNLRKYRALINERVSGMNNSMDNFVLGTPDENRRRAGRTQILSLIDSLDNIKDVMLVEENELLIDRKSTYDTIFVFSLVALAIALLLMLYNVYAVRQRLLPLFTRLAENNDELTSILKSRDNEIELKEAQIEVNEDLLHQMENKNKQLNQFAYIASHDLQEPLRTVDNFIALFEEEYGEKLDSDASQYFNFIKGATERMKGLITGLLNYSRLGKSGRRVKVELSKLLEEIKSDMISNIQDTGAVITNDSLPKISGYPVELRQLFANLIGNAIKFMPKEKTPKIHIGVSESLNYYTFKISDNGLGIKKAHLDKIFNMFTRLHTAKEYQGTGIGLAFCQKIVELHKGTITVDSKLGEGSTFTFTLKK, encoded by the coding sequence ATGGATACAAAGGATTCAAAAAATATCGTTAGATCCCTGTATCTAAGTTTCTTTTCTACCCTTGCGGTCATTATTTTAATAGTCGCTTTATACTTTGCTTCCCAGTATTCTCAAAAATGGATTATTCATACCAATGGAGTAAAAGCAGATATACACAGCCTCTCAGAAACATTAACTCGCGCAGAAAGTAAACTAAGGGGTTATCTAATAAGTAAGGATCCTGAATACAGAATTGACTTTAAAGTTGAAATCGCCAAACTTGACAATAAACTTGACGTTATACAATCAAAGATATACGACAATCCTTCACAATTAGATAACCTTAGAAAATACCGAGCGCTAATTAATGAAAGAGTCTCTGGAATGAATAATAGTATGGATAATTTCGTACTAGGCACTCCAGATGAGAATAGAAGACGTGCAGGTAGAACTCAAATACTTAGCCTTATAGATTCACTAGACAACATTAAAGATGTAATGCTTGTCGAAGAAAATGAGCTTCTCATAGATAGAAAATCTACGTATGATACAATTTTTGTATTCAGTCTAGTAGCATTAGCAATTGCACTTCTTTTAATGCTCTATAACGTCTATGCAGTTAGACAGCGATTACTACCCTTATTTACAAGACTTGCAGAGAACAATGATGAGTTAACTTCAATATTAAAATCACGCGATAATGAGATTGAGCTTAAAGAGGCTCAAATAGAAGTTAATGAAGATTTACTTCATCAGATGGAGAATAAAAACAAGCAACTTAACCAGTTTGCTTACATCGCCTCTCATGATTTACAAGAACCACTACGTACGGTAGATAATTTTATAGCACTTTTTGAAGAGGAATATGGAGAAAAACTAGATTCTGATGCTTCTCAGTATTTTAATTTTATTAAGGGGGCCACTGAGAGAATGAAAGGACTTATTACTGGTTTACTTAATTATAGTAGATTAGGTAAATCGGGCAGACGCGTAAAAGTAGAGCTTAGTAAACTGCTTGAAGAAATCAAAAGTGATATGATTTCAAACATTCAAGACACAGGCGCTGTGATCACTAATGACTCATTACCTAAAATATCTGGATACCCTGTAGAGCTGAGACAGCTCTTTGCAAATTTAATTGGGAATGCGATTAAATTTATGCCGAAAGAGAAAACCCCAAAAATCCATATTGGTGTAAGCGAGTCCCTTAATTATTACACTTTTAAAATATCTGATAATGGCTTAGGAATTAAAAAGGCACATCTAGATAAAATCTTTAATATGTTCACACGCTTACATACTGCAAAAGAGTATCAAGGAACGGGAATAGGTCTTGCTTTTTGTCAAAAAATTGTTGAACTGCATAAAGGAACTATCACTGTAGACTCTAAGCTAGGAGAGGGAAGTACGTTTACATTCACACTAAAAAAATAA
- a CDS encoding response regulator has translation MQPLREILLIDDSESDNFIHSRVIKKAGVTAKTTIKYSGEEGLDYLRTLINEDYPRPDLIFLDINMPGMDGFEFLEHYENLEDTQKAHVVIAMLTTSTSPVDRDKADKYDLLQHFDNKPLTEESLMKVLRNQFPGRFDD, from the coding sequence ATGCAACCATTAAGAGAAATATTACTCATCGATGACTCAGAGTCTGATAACTTTATACATTCAAGAGTTATAAAAAAAGCAGGTGTTACTGCAAAGACAACTATAAAATATTCTGGGGAAGAGGGCTTAGACTACCTCCGAACGTTGATCAACGAGGATTACCCACGTCCGGATCTCATCTTTTTAGATATCAATATGCCAGGGATGGATGGCTTTGAATTTCTTGAACACTATGAAAATCTCGAAGACACTCAGAAAGCGCATGTTGTAATAGCAATGCTTACTACATCTACCTCACCTGTAGATCGAGACAAAGCAGATAAATACGACTTACTACAGCATTTTGACAATAAGCCTTTAACTGAAGAGAGCTTAATGAAAGTTTTAAGAAATCAATTTCCAGGAAGATTTGATGATTAA
- a CDS encoding metal-dependent hydrolase — MDSLTQIVLGAAVGEAVLGKKIGNRAMLWGAVAGTIPDLDVLARYVTDTITATEIHRGFSHSLLFSIIMAPILGWLVHQITKREDLGYQDWTKLFFLGLFTHPLLDIFTTWGTQLFWPFKIRLAFNTIFVIDPLYTLPFLVCVLLAMTKNRDTLSRKRINKLGIYMSSIYLVIALLLKWNAHIKITKALIDQDINYTSISTRPSAMNTILWNANIDAGDNYLIGEYSLFDTKPPTFIAYPKNRKLTEDITVTEEVQRLITISQGWYTIEKKQDTWIFNDLRFGLIPTHPSKSQFVFSYTIEDIDGRIEVTENRPETRNISLVLENLWNRLRGN, encoded by the coding sequence ATGGACAGTCTTACACAAATTGTATTGGGAGCCGCCGTAGGTGAGGCTGTTTTGGGTAAAAAAATCGGTAATAGAGCTATGCTCTGGGGAGCTGTTGCAGGTACGATTCCAGATTTAGATGTTCTTGCGAGGTATGTTACTGATACGATTACTGCCACAGAAATACATCGTGGATTTAGTCACTCACTTCTGTTTTCAATTATTATGGCACCTATTCTAGGCTGGTTGGTGCATCAGATAACAAAAAGAGAGGATTTAGGTTATCAAGATTGGACCAAGTTGTTTTTCTTGGGGCTCTTTACACATCCACTACTGGATATTTTTACAACGTGGGGTACTCAACTATTTTGGCCTTTCAAAATCCGCCTAGCATTTAATACTATATTTGTAATCGATCCGCTGTATACATTACCTTTTCTAGTTTGTGTATTACTAGCAATGACAAAAAACAGGGATACGCTTTCGCGAAAGCGTATCAACAAGCTAGGTATTTATATGAGTTCTATATATCTGGTTATCGCGTTACTTCTTAAGTGGAATGCACATATTAAGATAACTAAAGCATTAATTGATCAGGATATCAATTATACTTCTATTTCTACTAGGCCTTCAGCGATGAATACAATTTTGTGGAATGCAAATATAGATGCTGGAGATAACTACTTGATAGGGGAATATTCACTTTTTGATACCAAGCCTCCCACTTTTATAGCCTATCCAAAAAACAGAAAATTGACAGAGGATATAACTGTTACGGAAGAAGTGCAGCGTCTAATAACAATTTCTCAAGGATGGTACACCATAGAAAAAAAGCAAGATACGTGGATATTTAATGATTTAAGATTCGGTTTAATTCCTACACATCCATCAAAATCCCAATTCGTATTTAGTTATACGATTGAAGATATTGATGGACGCATTGAAGTTACAGAAAACCGTCCTGAAACAAGAAATATATCATTAGTACTAGAAAATTTGTGGAATAGACTTAGAGGAAATTAA
- a CDS encoding MutS-related protein produces MTTPHHFYTNQIDLFTKDLQKLKTKLNISSAVRLTVFLAAALGIYLSLGNGKLIITIVIIGIAAFLILVTRHSKLQYEKSLVQALIASNELELKVLDRDFYDLPDGMEHHNPEHVYSQDIDMFGRGSFYQYLNRTALQSGSKKLVEELLSNKIDCIENKQEAISELANLAQWRQRFAAIATLVKTEVSTKSVIGWLDNYETFTPKFIKIFARIFSLISLIVLSAYFFGVIAGWWVFLIFGIGLLITGRFVKKINQLSTHTSKIQTTFTQYSKLLSQIENKEFKSLLLSKKRNQIITDTTASSSILYKFSKKLDALDQRNNIIIGFLANGFFLRDLAIVSDIEQWILSNKASIPNWFQVIDFYDAYNTLGNYTFNHPNHIFPKITPSGNTMVATAVAHPLLSPEVAVRNDVTIDHDQFFIITGANMAGKSTFLRTIALQIVMSNVGLPVSAKEVSYTPIKLITSMRTTDSLTDDESYFFSELKRLKFIVDQIKTDRYFIILDEILKGTNSTDKAVGSRKFINKLVASGATGIIATHDLSLCEAANDLSQVQNYYFDAQIIDDELYFDYTFKKGICQNMNASFLLKKMEIVE; encoded by the coding sequence ATGACGACACCGCATCATTTTTATACAAACCAAATTGACCTATTTACAAAAGATTTACAAAAACTAAAGACAAAGCTCAATATCTCGAGTGCTGTTCGGTTAACAGTATTTCTTGCCGCTGCATTAGGAATTTATTTGTCCTTAGGAAATGGAAAACTTATTATAACGATTGTCATTATAGGCATTGCTGCTTTTCTCATTTTGGTGACTAGGCATAGTAAACTACAATATGAAAAATCTTTAGTACAAGCGTTAATAGCTAGTAATGAGCTAGAATTAAAAGTGCTGGATAGAGACTTTTACGACTTGCCAGATGGTATGGAGCATCACAATCCAGAGCATGTATATAGTCAAGATATTGACATGTTTGGGAGAGGATCATTTTATCAATACCTTAACCGTACAGCCTTGCAAAGTGGGTCAAAAAAATTGGTTGAGGAGCTCCTATCTAACAAGATTGATTGTATTGAAAATAAACAAGAAGCCATTAGCGAATTAGCAAATTTAGCTCAGTGGAGACAGCGTTTTGCAGCTATAGCAACTTTAGTAAAAACCGAAGTTTCTACCAAAAGCGTTATTGGTTGGTTAGATAACTATGAGACATTCACCCCTAAGTTTATTAAGATATTTGCCAGAATCTTTAGTTTAATTTCACTCATCGTATTGTCTGCTTATTTTTTTGGAGTTATCGCGGGCTGGTGGGTTTTTTTAATTTTTGGGATTGGCCTATTAATTACTGGAAGGTTTGTAAAAAAAATCAACCAGTTATCTACGCATACGAGTAAAATACAAACCACTTTTACTCAATATTCAAAACTTCTTTCACAAATAGAAAATAAAGAATTTAAAAGTTTATTACTCTCAAAAAAGAGAAACCAAATTATAACTGATACTACTGCTAGCTCTAGCATACTTTATAAATTTTCAAAAAAATTAGATGCGTTAGATCAACGTAATAACATCATTATAGGATTCCTTGCAAACGGATTTTTTCTAAGAGATTTGGCAATCGTTTCAGATATTGAACAGTGGATACTTTCTAATAAGGCCTCCATACCTAATTGGTTTCAGGTAATAGATTTTTATGATGCATATAATACGTTAGGTAACTATACTTTTAATCATCCTAATCATATTTTTCCTAAAATTACTCCATCAGGAAATACTATGGTTGCTACTGCTGTGGCTCATCCTCTTTTGAGTCCAGAAGTGGCAGTGCGTAATGATGTTACGATAGATCATGACCAATTTTTTATTATTACAGGAGCAAACATGGCTGGTAAGAGTACTTTCCTACGTACTATCGCATTGCAAATCGTTATGTCAAATGTAGGTCTTCCAGTTTCTGCTAAGGAAGTTTCATATACGCCTATAAAACTTATTACAAGTATGCGTACAACAGATAGCCTTACAGATGATGAGAGTTATTTCTTTAGTGAATTAAAACGTCTTAAATTTATAGTAGATCAAATTAAAACGGATCGCTATTTTATTATCCTTGATGAGATTTTAAAGGGTACAAATAGTACAGATAAGGCAGTAGGATCCCGTAAGTTTATTAATAAATTAGTAGCATCTGGAGCTACAGGAATTATTGCGACACATGACCTTAGTTTATGTGAGGCGGCAAATGATTTATCCCAAGTTCAAAATTATTACTTTGACGCACAAATTATAGATGACGAGTTGTATTTTGATTACACTTTCAAAAAAGGAATTTGCCAAAATATGAATGCCAGTTTCTTACTTAAGAAAATGGAAATTGTAGAATAA
- a CDS encoding MmcQ/YjbR family DNA-binding protein has product MNIEDFRTYCLSKKGVTESFPFDKETLVFKVMGKMFALASLERVPLSVNLKCDPERAQRLRSEFDEAILSGWHMNKTHWNTCIVEALEPKLLKDLIDHSYELVISKMTKKLQAELAAL; this is encoded by the coding sequence ATGAATATAGAAGACTTTAGAACCTACTGTCTATCTAAGAAAGGAGTTACAGAGAGTTTTCCTTTTGACAAAGAAACACTCGTTTTTAAAGTGATGGGAAAAATGTTTGCCTTAGCTTCTCTAGAGCGCGTGCCGCTCTCTGTAAACTTAAAGTGTGACCCAGAAAGAGCCCAGAGGTTAAGATCAGAATTTGATGAAGCGATATTGTCTGGGTGGCATATGAATAAAACACACTGGAACACCTGCATTGTTGAAGCTTTAGAACCAAAATTACTTAAAGATCTTATAGATCATTCTTATGAACTTGTTATTTCAAAAATGACAAAAAAACTTCAAGCCGAACTTGCGGCTTTATGA
- a CDS encoding DUF4230 domain-containing protein, which produces MEELFIGLAIGAVVAFFIYRWFSSSSKSKDVEKQSVVLMERIRTVCKFITVEGDFAEIYHYESLKNKWMNLLLGSKKAIVLIDAKAHIGFDLTKIKMEANDKKRTIVLYDFPEPELLSVETDFKYYDKKEGWANPFTSTDLTEINREAKQHIKDKIPQSGLYNEAKKQALETVQLMQKLVETIGWNLDYSALEIGSSEEIKNIE; this is translated from the coding sequence ATGGAAGAATTATTTATAGGGTTAGCCATTGGAGCTGTTGTCGCTTTCTTTATATATAGATGGTTTTCTAGCTCATCAAAATCTAAAGATGTAGAGAAGCAATCTGTTGTACTTATGGAGCGTATACGTACTGTATGTAAATTTATTACCGTAGAAGGTGATTTTGCTGAAATTTACCACTATGAAAGCCTCAAGAATAAATGGATGAATCTTTTGTTAGGATCAAAAAAGGCTATTGTATTGATAGATGCAAAAGCACATATAGGTTTTGATCTAACAAAGATAAAAATGGAAGCAAACGATAAGAAAAGAACGATTGTTCTTTACGACTTCCCAGAGCCCGAACTCCTTTCTGTAGAAACAGATTTTAAATATTATGATAAAAAAGAAGGCTGGGCAAATCCTTTTACGAGTACAGATCTTACAGAAATTAATCGTGAGGCAAAACAACACATAAAGGATAAGATACCTCAGAGTGGATTGTATAATGAAGCCAAAAAGCAGGCATTAGAAACTGTACAGTTAATGCAAAAATTGGTTGAGACTATAGGGTGGAATCTAGATTATAGTGCCCTAGAAATAGGCTCTTCCGAAGAAATTAAGAATATAGAATGA